The Neomonachus schauinslandi chromosome 11, ASM220157v2, whole genome shotgun sequence genome contains a region encoding:
- the GPR137 gene encoding integral membrane protein GPR137 isoform X2, whose translation MESNLSGLVPAAGLVPALPPAVTLGLTAAYTTLYALLFFSVYAQLWLVLLYGHKRLSYQTVFLALCLLWAALRTTLFSFYFRDTPRANRLGPLPFWLLYCCPVCLQFFTLTLMNLYFAQVVFKAKAKRRPEMSRGLLAVRGAFVGASLLFLLVNVLCAVLSRRRRAQPWALLLVRVLVSDSLFVICALSLAACLCLVARRAPSTSIYLEAKGTSVCQAAAMGGAMVLLYASRACYNLAALALAPRSRLDAFDYDWYNVSDQADLVNDLGNKGYLVFGLILFVWELLPTTLLVGFFRVHRPPQDLSTSRILNGQVFGSRSYFFDRAGHCEDEGCSWEHGRSESTSMSGSLGSGSWYGAIGREPGWCGHHHSLYSTPQT comes from the exons ATGGAGAGTAACCTGTCTGGCCTGGTGCCTGCTGCTGGGCTGGTCCCTGCGCTGCCTCCTGCCGTGACCCTGGGGCTGACTGCGGCCTACACCACTCTGTATGCCCTGCTCTTCTTCTCGGTATATGCCCAACTCTGGCTGGTGCTCCTCTATGGGCACAAGCGTCTCAGCTATCAGACAGTGTTCCTGGCACTCTGTCTGCTCTGGGCTGCCTTGCGCACCACCCTCTTCTCCTTCTACTTCCGAGATACCCCCCGAGCCAACCGTCTGGGACCCTTGCCCTTTTGGCTTCTCTACTGCTGCCCTGTCTGCCTGCAGTTCTTCACACTGACACTTATGAACCTCTACTTTGCCCAG GTTGTGTTCAAGGCCAAGGCGAAGCGCCGGCCGGAGATGAGCCGAGGCTT GCTGGCTGTCCGAGGGGCCTTCGTGGGGGCCTCGCTGCTCTTTCTGCTGGTGAACGTGCTGTGCGCTGTGCTGTCCCGCCGGCGCCGGGCACAGCCCTGGGCCCTCCTGCTGGTGCGAGTCCTGGTGAGCGACTCCCTCTTTGTTATCTGCGCACTCTCTCTTGCTGCCTGCCTCTGCCTGGTCGCCCGGCGGGCGCCCTCCACCAGCATCTACCTGGAGGCCAAG GGGACCAGTGTATGCCAGGCAGCTGCGATGGGTGGCGCCATGGTCCTGCTCTACGCCAGCCGGGCCTGCTACAACCTGGCGGCCCTGGCCTTGGCCCCCCGGAGCCGGCTGGATGCCTTCGATTATGACTGGTACAACGTCTCTGACCAG GCGGACCTGGTGAATGACCTGGGGAACAAAGGCTACCTGGTGTTTGGCCTCATCCTCTTTGTGTGGGAGCTGCTGCCCACCACCCTGCTGGTGGGCTTCTTCCGGGTGCACCGGCCCCCACAGGACCTG AGCACCAGCCGCATCCTCAATGGGCAGGTCTTTGGCTCCCGTTCCTACTTCTTTGACCGGGCCGGGCACTGTGAGGACGAGGGCTGCTCCTGGGAGCACGGCCGTAGCGAGAGCACCAG CATGTCGGGCAGCCTAGGCTCTGGCAGCTGGTACGGCGCCATCGGGCGGGAGCCAGGCTGGT GTGGCCACCACCACAGTCTCTACTCCACTCCACAGACGTGA
- the GPR137 gene encoding integral membrane protein GPR137 isoform X3 yields the protein MESNLSGLVPAAGLVPALPPAVTLGLTAAYTTLYALLFFSVYAQLWLVLLYGHKRLSYQTVFLALCLLWAALRTTLFSFYFRDTPRANRLGPLPFWLLYCCPVCLQFFTLTLMNLYFAQVVFKAKAKRRPEMSRGLLAVRGAFVGASLLFLLVNVLCAVLSRRRRAQPWALLLVRVLVSDSLFVICALSLAACLCLVARRAPSTSIYLEAKADLVNDLGNKGYLVFGLILFVWELLPTTLLVGFFRVHRPPQDLSTSRILNGQVFGSRSYFFDRAGHCEDEGCSWEHGRSESTSMSGSLGSGSWYGAIGREPGWCGGSQTRTTPLLFSQVLGPGGHHHSLYSTPQT from the exons ATGGAGAGTAACCTGTCTGGCCTGGTGCCTGCTGCTGGGCTGGTCCCTGCGCTGCCTCCTGCCGTGACCCTGGGGCTGACTGCGGCCTACACCACTCTGTATGCCCTGCTCTTCTTCTCGGTATATGCCCAACTCTGGCTGGTGCTCCTCTATGGGCACAAGCGTCTCAGCTATCAGACAGTGTTCCTGGCACTCTGTCTGCTCTGGGCTGCCTTGCGCACCACCCTCTTCTCCTTCTACTTCCGAGATACCCCCCGAGCCAACCGTCTGGGACCCTTGCCCTTTTGGCTTCTCTACTGCTGCCCTGTCTGCCTGCAGTTCTTCACACTGACACTTATGAACCTCTACTTTGCCCAG GTTGTGTTCAAGGCCAAGGCGAAGCGCCGGCCGGAGATGAGCCGAGGCTT GCTGGCTGTCCGAGGGGCCTTCGTGGGGGCCTCGCTGCTCTTTCTGCTGGTGAACGTGCTGTGCGCTGTGCTGTCCCGCCGGCGCCGGGCACAGCCCTGGGCCCTCCTGCTGGTGCGAGTCCTGGTGAGCGACTCCCTCTTTGTTATCTGCGCACTCTCTCTTGCTGCCTGCCTCTGCCTGGTCGCCCGGCGGGCGCCCTCCACCAGCATCTACCTGGAGGCCAAG GCGGACCTGGTGAATGACCTGGGGAACAAAGGCTACCTGGTGTTTGGCCTCATCCTCTTTGTGTGGGAGCTGCTGCCCACCACCCTGCTGGTGGGCTTCTTCCGGGTGCACCGGCCCCCACAGGACCTG AGCACCAGCCGCATCCTCAATGGGCAGGTCTTTGGCTCCCGTTCCTACTTCTTTGACCGGGCCGGGCACTGTGAGGACGAGGGCTGCTCCTGGGAGCACGGCCGTAGCGAGAGCACCAG CATGTCGGGCAGCCTAGGCTCTGGCAGCTGGTACGGCGCCATCGGGCGGGAGCCAGGCTGGTGCGGGGGCAGCCAGACACGGACCactcctctgctcttctcccaggTGCTGGGACCAGGTGGCCACCACCACAGTCTCTACTCCACTCCACAGACGTGA
- the GPR137 gene encoding integral membrane protein GPR137 isoform X1 produces the protein MESNLSGLVPAAGLVPALPPAVTLGLTAAYTTLYALLFFSVYAQLWLVLLYGHKRLSYQTVFLALCLLWAALRTTLFSFYFRDTPRANRLGPLPFWLLYCCPVCLQFFTLTLMNLYFAQVVFKAKAKRRPEMSRGLLAVRGAFVGASLLFLLVNVLCAVLSRRRRAQPWALLLVRVLVSDSLFVICALSLAACLCLVARRAPSTSIYLEAKGTSVCQAAAMGGAMVLLYASRACYNLAALALAPRSRLDAFDYDWYNVSDQADLVNDLGNKGYLVFGLILFVWELLPTTLLVGFFRVHRPPQDLSTSRILNGQVFGSRSYFFDRAGHCEDEGCSWEHGRSESTSMSGSLGSGSWYGAIGREPGWCGGSQTRTTPLLFSQVLGPGGHHHSLYSTPQT, from the exons ATGGAGAGTAACCTGTCTGGCCTGGTGCCTGCTGCTGGGCTGGTCCCTGCGCTGCCTCCTGCCGTGACCCTGGGGCTGACTGCGGCCTACACCACTCTGTATGCCCTGCTCTTCTTCTCGGTATATGCCCAACTCTGGCTGGTGCTCCTCTATGGGCACAAGCGTCTCAGCTATCAGACAGTGTTCCTGGCACTCTGTCTGCTCTGGGCTGCCTTGCGCACCACCCTCTTCTCCTTCTACTTCCGAGATACCCCCCGAGCCAACCGTCTGGGACCCTTGCCCTTTTGGCTTCTCTACTGCTGCCCTGTCTGCCTGCAGTTCTTCACACTGACACTTATGAACCTCTACTTTGCCCAG GTTGTGTTCAAGGCCAAGGCGAAGCGCCGGCCGGAGATGAGCCGAGGCTT GCTGGCTGTCCGAGGGGCCTTCGTGGGGGCCTCGCTGCTCTTTCTGCTGGTGAACGTGCTGTGCGCTGTGCTGTCCCGCCGGCGCCGGGCACAGCCCTGGGCCCTCCTGCTGGTGCGAGTCCTGGTGAGCGACTCCCTCTTTGTTATCTGCGCACTCTCTCTTGCTGCCTGCCTCTGCCTGGTCGCCCGGCGGGCGCCCTCCACCAGCATCTACCTGGAGGCCAAG GGGACCAGTGTATGCCAGGCAGCTGCGATGGGTGGCGCCATGGTCCTGCTCTACGCCAGCCGGGCCTGCTACAACCTGGCGGCCCTGGCCTTGGCCCCCCGGAGCCGGCTGGATGCCTTCGATTATGACTGGTACAACGTCTCTGACCAG GCGGACCTGGTGAATGACCTGGGGAACAAAGGCTACCTGGTGTTTGGCCTCATCCTCTTTGTGTGGGAGCTGCTGCCCACCACCCTGCTGGTGGGCTTCTTCCGGGTGCACCGGCCCCCACAGGACCTG AGCACCAGCCGCATCCTCAATGGGCAGGTCTTTGGCTCCCGTTCCTACTTCTTTGACCGGGCCGGGCACTGTGAGGACGAGGGCTGCTCCTGGGAGCACGGCCGTAGCGAGAGCACCAG CATGTCGGGCAGCCTAGGCTCTGGCAGCTGGTACGGCGCCATCGGGCGGGAGCCAGGCTGGTGCGGGGGCAGCCAGACACGGACCactcctctgctcttctcccaggTGCTGGGACCAGGTGGCCACCACCACAGTCTCTACTCCACTCCACAGACGTGA
- the GPR137 gene encoding integral membrane protein GPR137 isoform X4: protein MESNLSGLVPAAGLVPALPPAVTLGLTAAYTTLYALLFFSVYAQLWLVLLYGHKRLSYQTVFLALCLLWAALRTTLFSFYFRDTPRANRLGPLPFWLLYCCPVCLQFFTLTLMNLYFAQVVFKAKAKRRPEMSRGFQGTSVCQAAAMGGAMVLLYASRACYNLAALALAPRSRLDAFDYDWYNVSDQADLVNDLGNKGYLVFGLILFVWELLPTTLLVGFFRVHRPPQDLSTSRILNGQVFGSRSYFFDRAGHCEDEGCSWEHGRSESTSMSGSLGSGSWYGAIGREPGWCGGSQTRTTPLLFSQVLGPGGHHHSLYSTPQT, encoded by the exons ATGGAGAGTAACCTGTCTGGCCTGGTGCCTGCTGCTGGGCTGGTCCCTGCGCTGCCTCCTGCCGTGACCCTGGGGCTGACTGCGGCCTACACCACTCTGTATGCCCTGCTCTTCTTCTCGGTATATGCCCAACTCTGGCTGGTGCTCCTCTATGGGCACAAGCGTCTCAGCTATCAGACAGTGTTCCTGGCACTCTGTCTGCTCTGGGCTGCCTTGCGCACCACCCTCTTCTCCTTCTACTTCCGAGATACCCCCCGAGCCAACCGTCTGGGACCCTTGCCCTTTTGGCTTCTCTACTGCTGCCCTGTCTGCCTGCAGTTCTTCACACTGACACTTATGAACCTCTACTTTGCCCAG GTTGTGTTCAAGGCCAAGGCGAAGCGCCGGCCGGAGATGAGCCGAGGCTT CCAGGGGACCAGTGTATGCCAGGCAGCTGCGATGGGTGGCGCCATGGTCCTGCTCTACGCCAGCCGGGCCTGCTACAACCTGGCGGCCCTGGCCTTGGCCCCCCGGAGCCGGCTGGATGCCTTCGATTATGACTGGTACAACGTCTCTGACCAG GCGGACCTGGTGAATGACCTGGGGAACAAAGGCTACCTGGTGTTTGGCCTCATCCTCTTTGTGTGGGAGCTGCTGCCCACCACCCTGCTGGTGGGCTTCTTCCGGGTGCACCGGCCCCCACAGGACCTG AGCACCAGCCGCATCCTCAATGGGCAGGTCTTTGGCTCCCGTTCCTACTTCTTTGACCGGGCCGGGCACTGTGAGGACGAGGGCTGCTCCTGGGAGCACGGCCGTAGCGAGAGCACCAG CATGTCGGGCAGCCTAGGCTCTGGCAGCTGGTACGGCGCCATCGGGCGGGAGCCAGGCTGGTGCGGGGGCAGCCAGACACGGACCactcctctgctcttctcccaggTGCTGGGACCAGGTGGCCACCACCACAGTCTCTACTCCACTCCACAGACGTGA